AATTCGTGTTAACTATGAGTTGAGCAATATTAAAGTTCCTTATACCATCACTTACTTAATTACCAACGATGGAGCTGTAAAGGTTAACGCATCTATGGACATGACTGGAAGAGATTTGCCAGAGTTGCCAAGATTTGGAATGCGCACAGAATTACCACAGCGCTTTAGCAATTTGAGTTATTATGGTCGCGGTCCGCATGAGAATTATAGCGATAGAAACTTTTCTTCTTTTGTTGGTCTGTATAGTGATAAAGTAGAAAATCAATTTTATAAAGGCTATATAAGGCCACAAGAAAGCGGTAATAAAACCGATGTGAGGTGGATAAGTTTAACTGATGAACAGGGAAAAGGAATTTTAATTGAAGGTTTGCAACCACTTTCATTCGCGGCAATTAACCATTCTACTGAAGATTTAGATCCGGGTTTAACCAAAAAGCAGCAACATCCAACTGACCTTCCCATAAGGAGAAACGTGTTTTTAAGTATTGACCTCAAACAACGTGGTGTTGGGGGAGATGACAGTTGGGGTGCATTGCCACATGCTCCATATAGATTGATGGAGAAAAAATACAGTTATGGTTATACCATAAAATTGATAAGTAAAGACAATGGACAGGCAAAATAGCATTCGAATAGCTTTATTATTTAGTTTAATCTGTGCGCTTTCTTGCACGGTTAGAAAAGCTAACATACGGCCAAAAATTGCAGATTACAGTAAAGAAGGATATGATTTGGTATGGGCAGATGAATTTGAAAAAGATGGTGTGCCTAACCCTAAAAACTGGACTTATGAGCAAGGTTTTGTGCGCAATGAAGAACTGCAATGGTATCAAGCTGAAAACGCATTTTGTAAAAATGGACTGCTTGTAATCGAGGGGAGAAAAGAGCAAAAACCAAATCCATTTTATGTGGAAGGAAGTAGGGATTGGAGAAAAAACCGTAAAAATATTGAATATACCAGTGCTTGTTTGATAACCAAAGGATTGCAAAGTTGGCAATACGGGCGGTTTGAAATGCGTGGTAAAATAGATGTGAGCAATGGCTTATGGCCAGCCTTTTGGACTTTAGGGGTTGCTGGTAGATGGCCTGCAAATGGAGAGATTGATATCATGGAATATTACAAGGGTAAAATCTTATCGAACATTGCAAGTTTGGGCAAGGATGGAAAACCAAAATGGTTTAGTGAAACCAAGGCAGTTAAAGAGTTAGGTGGGAATGTTTGGACAGAGAAATTTCACATTTGGAGAATGGACTGGGATAGTGAAAATATCAGTTTATATGTTGACGATACTTTATACATAAAAGTGCCATTAACTCAGTTGCAAAACGAAAATAAAGAAGGCCAAAATCCATTTAAACAAAAACATTATATCTTATTAGATCTTGCTATGGGCGGATTAAATGGAGGAGACTTAAATGGAACAAAGTTTCCAAATAGGATGGAGGTTGATTACGTAAGGGTTTATCAGAAGAAAAACCAAAATTAATAATCAAGCA
The sequence above is drawn from the Pedobacter frigiditerrae genome and encodes:
- a CDS encoding glycoside hydrolase family 16 protein — translated: MDRQNSIRIALLFSLICALSCTVRKANIRPKIADYSKEGYDLVWADEFEKDGVPNPKNWTYEQGFVRNEELQWYQAENAFCKNGLLVIEGRKEQKPNPFYVEGSRDWRKNRKNIEYTSACLITKGLQSWQYGRFEMRGKIDVSNGLWPAFWTLGVAGRWPANGEIDIMEYYKGKILSNIASLGKDGKPKWFSETKAVKELGGNVWTEKFHIWRMDWDSENISLYVDDTLYIKVPLTQLQNENKEGQNPFKQKHYILLDLAMGGLNGGDLNGTKFPNRMEVDYVRVYQKKNQN